From Staphylothermus hellenicus DSM 12710, a single genomic window includes:
- a CDS encoding phosphopentomutase/phosphoglucosamine mutase, with protein MKLFGTAGIRKKYPDVLDPILAYKIGLAVAGVRGWKRSYIVYDSRTTNHLFTYSIASGLLAGGVDTFIIGLAPTPIAGYAAMKYGSLGISVTASHNPPEYNGFKFYDDEGYEFTRELEAIVEKRVDERIEPVGWNNVGQINYRPDIVEEYIHDMIQQISIERKSWNPYIVVDLANGAAYNVTPRIIRILGGKPLTINASPDGFFPVRPPEPRKDALEKYLDLYKSVNPPLILAHDGDADRLAVLDPYKGFIRQDRIIAFYAYLLLRDRKGKVIVSIDTGRIVDEIVERMNGQLERYVLGKTHERVKQLGKNNVVLAAEPWKLIDPKWGPWVDGIWQVALLTKEVIERGKPLLKILDEEKIPDYPWDRRSYKVEPVEKREIIYEELVEELKTLLGEPLNVLSIDGYRYEYKDYSWILIRKSGTEPKIRVYMEALTRSRLEEMINKFEDKLLEIVKKHDARIVEKTIG; from the coding sequence ATGAAGTTGTTTGGAACCGCAGGCATAAGGAAGAAGTATCCAGATGTTCTCGACCCTATATTGGCCTATAAGATTGGATTAGCAGTGGCGGGAGTTCGTGGTTGGAAAAGATCATATATAGTCTATGATTCCCGTACTACAAATCATTTATTCACATATAGTATAGCTTCCGGCCTATTGGCTGGAGGAGTTGATACATTTATTATAGGCTTGGCTCCAACACCCATTGCTGGATATGCAGCTATGAAGTATGGTTCGCTGGGAATCTCTGTTACGGCAAGCCATAATCCCCCGGAATATAATGGGTTTAAATTCTATGATGATGAAGGATACGAGTTTACAAGGGAGCTGGAAGCAATTGTTGAGAAGAGAGTGGATGAGAGAATAGAACCTGTTGGCTGGAACAATGTTGGGCAAATAAATTATAGACCAGATATAGTGGAGGAGTATATTCATGATATGATACAGCAAATTAGTATAGAGAGAAAAAGTTGGAACCCATATATAGTTGTTGATCTAGCCAATGGAGCAGCATATAATGTAACTCCCAGAATAATACGGATACTCGGAGGTAAACCATTAACAATTAATGCTAGCCCCGATGGGTTCTTCCCGGTAAGACCGCCTGAACCACGCAAGGATGCATTAGAAAAATATCTTGACCTATATAAATCAGTTAATCCACCATTAATACTAGCTCATGACGGCGATGCTGACCGGTTAGCTGTTCTAGACCCATATAAAGGATTTATTAGACAAGATAGAATAATCGCGTTCTACGCATACCTATTATTACGGGATAGAAAAGGAAAAGTAATTGTTTCAATCGATACAGGCAGAATAGTTGATGAAATAGTTGAGAGAATGAATGGACAACTAGAACGATATGTTTTAGGAAAGACACATGAAAGAGTAAAACAACTTGGAAAAAACAATGTTGTTCTAGCAGCTGAGCCATGGAAACTAATTGATCCCAAGTGGGGTCCATGGGTTGATGGTATATGGCAAGTTGCATTGCTCACCAAAGAAGTAATAGAAAGGGGTAAACCATTACTGAAAATACTTGATGAAGAAAAAATACCTGATTACCCATGGGATAGGAGAAGCTACAAAGTAGAACCAGTAGAGAAAAGAGAGATTATCTATGAAGAACTAGTGGAGGAACTTAAGACACTTCTCGGAGAACCATTAAATGTACTAAGTATAGATGGGTACAGATACGAATACAAGGATTACTCATGGATACTCATACGTAAAAGTGGGACAGAGCCTAAGATAAGAGTTTATATGGAAGCCTTAACTAGGAGTAGACTAGAAGAAATGATTAACAAGTTCGAAGATAAGTTGTTAGAAATAGTTAAAAAACATGATGCTAGAATAGTTGAGAAAACAATAGGATAA
- a CDS encoding molybdopterin-guanine dinucleotide biosynthesis protein MobB, whose amino-acid sequence MYALPTIEEIVGLTPVYRIVALASGVGKTSLGTELVSELSRKGVRLAVVKQTHEKLLNELSDPGRYKLAGAHTVFVSSPENTLIYREPFTGLKEIIYAMKYHPLVLAEGFLGSSVGKAIAIVTDPSEINALIKVEKGLWYIVSNDYELVEKSKSIGFNALLLDETKHLAGEIYKDALRLIASRFKGSPENCGAGSWMEVAEKILHGIIMPHECPFAFPLRIHVDDKVVELDPRIARIAASLLEGFISSIIETTEKPRKIKIEFIME is encoded by the coding sequence GTGTATGCTTTGCCTACGATTGAGGAAATAGTTGGTTTAACCCCTGTTTATAGAATTGTAGCGTTAGCTTCAGGTGTTGGAAAAACAAGTCTTGGAACAGAACTTGTATCTGAACTATCACGTAAAGGTGTTAGATTAGCTGTTGTTAAGCAGACACATGAGAAATTGCTTAATGAACTAAGTGATCCTGGAAGATACAAGCTTGCCGGTGCACATACAGTATTTGTTTCCAGTCCTGAAAACACATTAATATATAGAGAACCCTTTACGGGATTGAAGGAAATCATCTATGCTATGAAGTATCATCCACTAGTATTAGCTGAGGGATTTCTGGGTTCGAGTGTTGGCAAAGCAATAGCGATAGTAACTGATCCATCAGAGATTAATGCTTTGATAAAAGTGGAGAAGGGCCTATGGTATATTGTAAGTAATGATTATGAATTAGTCGAGAAATCTAAAAGTATAGGGTTCAATGCCCTTCTACTAGATGAAACAAAGCATTTAGCAGGTGAGATATACAAGGATGCTTTAAGACTAATAGCATCAAGATTTAAGGGTTCACCTGAGAATTGTGGTGCTGGTTCGTGGATGGAGGTTGCTGAGAAAATACTTCACGGCATCATTATGCCTCATGAGTGCCCATTCGCGTTCCCGCTTAGAATACATGTTGATGATAAAGTTGTAGAGCTGGATCCCAGGATTGCTAGGATAGCTGCTAGCTTATTAGAGGGATTTATTAGCAGTATTATTGAAACAACAGAGAAACCTAGAAAGATAAAAATAGAATTTATAATGGAGTAA
- a CDS encoding AMP phosphorylase produces the protein MEEHIASRHFTAESIDVDIGRSIVIVNIQDAQELGLGPSSKVKLTKGDRSRSGAVAITKTMVPRGKILVSKDIAWALKLSNGELIGLRPYPVPPSFTALQKRLHGERISQDEMYRLIRDIVDGAYGEAEIAAFLTSQLYYELSEDELHSLIRAMVETGSKIEFEDTVYDEHSIGGVPGNSKVALIAVPTVAAGGLLIPKTSSRAITSPAGTADTMEVLARVDFSADEIKEIARKVRATLAWGGKLNLAPADDIFVNIERKLSIDPWHQMVASILAKKAAMGVDNLVIDIPVGRKAKVKKADEADQLAGIFIRQAARLGMRIRVALTFGGQPIGATAGPALEAKEALETMINRKGKKSLVDKALSIAGLVFELSGKVPPGRGVEVARDIFLSGKTHEKFKEIIEAQEGDPNIKPEDIPLGKHTYTIESPMEGAVTYIDNAAITTIARAAGAPFDKGAGVYLHAKIGYRVNKGDPLLTIYSSSSARLREAINLASRHSPLIVEGMLLKILP, from the coding sequence ATGGAAGAACATATTGCGTCTAGGCATTTTACTGCGGAATCAATTGATGTAGATATTGGTAGATCAATTGTTATAGTAAATATTCAGGATGCACAAGAGCTTGGTTTAGGTCCTTCATCCAAGGTTAAATTAACAAAAGGTGATCGAAGCAGAAGCGGAGCAGTAGCCATAACTAAAACTATGGTTCCAAGAGGAAAAATACTTGTATCTAAAGATATTGCGTGGGCACTTAAACTATCCAATGGAGAATTAATAGGTTTAAGACCCTACCCTGTTCCACCAAGCTTTACGGCTCTACAGAAAAGGCTTCACGGCGAACGTATTAGCCAAGATGAAATGTACCGGTTAATAAGAGACATTGTTGATGGAGCATATGGTGAAGCGGAGATCGCGGCTTTTCTCACAAGCCAGCTATACTATGAATTAAGCGAAGACGAACTACACTCACTTATCAGAGCTATGGTTGAAACCGGCAGTAAAATAGAGTTTGAAGACACAGTATATGATGAGCACAGTATAGGCGGGGTTCCAGGTAATAGTAAAGTAGCATTAATAGCTGTACCCACAGTGGCTGCTGGAGGACTACTTATTCCCAAAACAAGTAGTAGAGCTATAACAAGCCCGGCGGGAACAGCTGATACAATGGAGGTTCTAGCACGAGTTGATTTCTCTGCCGACGAGATCAAGGAGATAGCTAGGAAAGTACGAGCAACACTGGCTTGGGGCGGCAAATTAAACCTCGCACCTGCAGATGATATATTCGTTAATATTGAGAGAAAACTCAGCATTGATCCATGGCATCAAATGGTGGCAAGCATATTAGCGAAGAAAGCAGCTATGGGTGTAGATAACCTAGTTATAGACATACCTGTTGGGAGAAAAGCTAAGGTTAAAAAAGCTGATGAAGCCGACCAATTAGCTGGAATATTCATCAGGCAAGCAGCAAGACTGGGTATGAGGATAAGAGTAGCCTTAACATTTGGTGGGCAACCAATAGGTGCAACAGCGGGGCCGGCTCTTGAAGCTAAGGAGGCATTGGAGACAATGATTAATAGGAAGGGGAAGAAGAGCCTTGTCGATAAAGCATTATCCATTGCTGGACTAGTATTCGAGCTCAGCGGAAAAGTACCTCCTGGTAGGGGAGTAGAGGTTGCTCGAGACATATTTCTAAGCGGCAAAACACATGAGAAATTCAAGGAGATCATTGAGGCTCAAGAAGGTGATCCGAATATTAAACCAGAAGATATTCCCTTAGGTAAACATACATATACAATAGAATCTCCAATGGAGGGGGCAGTAACATATATTGATAATGCCGCAATAACGACTATTGCGAGAGCAGCAGGTGCACCGTTCGATAAGGGTGCGGGAGTATATTTGCATGCAAAGATTGGTTATAGAGTTAACAAGGGCGATCCATTATTAACTATTTATAGTAGTAGCTCGGCTAGGCTGAGAGAAGCAATAAACTTGGCATCCAGGCATTCTCCACTAATAGTTGAAGGGATGCTTTTAAAAATATTGCCTTAA
- a CDS encoding NAD(P)/FAD-dependent oxidoreductase — MKYDVIVVGAGVAGLNAAFVLASRGFKVAIVESKPRSRIGDKTCGDAIGVHHFEELGWHPPEETIDHRYKGVKIYSPSEKYSIIVSGEGISVNRLKFGQWLLRRAEDNGAVLLDKHVLLGVKFDDNGVQSIKVKELGKPGLKELVADAFIDASGAKPALRSKLPLEWPISERPYMTDYNIAYREVLETDKPVNEEDVDYAVIYLNTIIAPGGYWWLFPKDPSGRIINIGLGVIWGVNDYNPRHNYNKYLKPRFKGRLIHAGGGMVPTRRPLPTLVWRNVGVAGDAAYTVNPVHGGGIGSSLQASAIVAKHIGNALEKGMVDETATWQANKEYIQVYGAKQAALDILRMYLQKLSNEDFEWIMKNKIVDGKAIYDLGTHAKLLDQVVHGISSMLKLLSKPTLLNQLRIVRNYMNKVKELYLDKYPDTPEKLYEWINIVEKTYNEYRAQIKFDPGQKVKW, encoded by the coding sequence TTGAAATATGATGTTATAGTTGTTGGTGCAGGAGTAGCTGGTTTGAACGCAGCATTTGTTCTGGCATCCAGGGGATTCAAGGTTGCAATTGTTGAGAGCAAGCCTAGGAGTAGGATAGGAGATAAAACATGTGGTGATGCCATAGGTGTTCATCACTTTGAAGAGCTAGGCTGGCATCCTCCCGAGGAAACAATAGATCATAGGTATAAAGGAGTAAAAATCTATAGTCCCAGCGAAAAATACAGTATTATTGTTTCAGGCGAGGGAATTAGTGTTAATAGGTTAAAGTTTGGGCAATGGCTACTGAGAAGAGCGGAGGATAATGGAGCTGTTCTACTAGATAAACATGTATTACTAGGTGTTAAATTCGACGATAACGGTGTGCAATCTATTAAGGTAAAAGAGCTTGGTAAACCAGGGCTTAAAGAACTAGTAGCTGATGCATTTATAGATGCAAGCGGGGCCAAGCCAGCTCTAAGATCTAAGCTTCCACTAGAATGGCCTATTTCTGAGAGACCCTATATGACGGATTATAATATTGCTTACCGAGAAGTGCTAGAAACTGATAAACCTGTTAACGAGGAGGATGTAGATTATGCAGTGATCTATCTAAACACAATTATTGCCCCGGGAGGTTATTGGTGGCTTTTCCCAAAGGATCCCAGCGGTAGAATAATTAATATTGGATTAGGAGTGATATGGGGTGTCAACGACTATAATCCGAGACACAACTACAATAAGTATTTGAAGCCAAGGTTTAAAGGACGACTAATACATGCAGGCGGGGGAATGGTGCCGACACGTAGACCATTACCAACACTTGTATGGAGAAATGTTGGAGTTGCAGGTGATGCAGCATATACTGTTAACCCAGTTCATGGTGGAGGAATAGGCTCGTCTCTTCAAGCATCAGCTATTGTTGCAAAACATATTGGAAACGCGTTGGAGAAGGGAATGGTTGACGAAACAGCTACGTGGCAAGCCAATAAGGAATACATACAAGTATATGGTGCTAAACAAGCAGCCCTAGACATATTGAGGATGTATCTTCAAAAACTAAGTAATGAAGACTTCGAATGGATAATGAAGAATAAAATAGTAGATGGTAAAGCAATATATGATCTAGGAACACATGCAAAATTATTAGATCAAGTAGTACATGGTATATCGAGCATGCTAAAATTACTATCTAAACCAACATTGCTTAACCAGTTAAGAATTGTTAGAAACTACATGAATAAAGTAAAAGAACTATACCTCGACAAATACCCTGATACACCGGAAAAACTATATGAATGGATAAATATTGTTGAAAAAACCTATAATGAATATAGAGCACAAATAAAATTTGATCCCGGACAGAAAGTAAAATGGTAA
- a CDS encoding CBS domain-containing protein — MEKPGETRKTRRKDIIDTELFSNILDMKINDFIKKYRPPPTTYITVRKGTKLYNVLKAIATGHPVMVIVVDENRKPIGYLTDYHIISSFARRSRPRSILASFSISQISIPIEKSLDIPIEDLMDKRPPILSLDNKVKDLIRAIRSLGVPAVIIVDKNNVIRGVIDRKFLVKTILNNLLGEPTMF, encoded by the coding sequence TTGGAGAAGCCAGGGGAAACAAGAAAAACAAGAAGAAAAGATATTATTGATACCGAACTATTTTCTAATATTTTAGATATGAAGATAAATGATTTTATAAAAAAATACCGTCCCCCTCCAACTACATATATCACTGTTAGGAAGGGTACAAAACTCTATAACGTATTAAAAGCTATTGCAACAGGGCATCCTGTAATGGTTATTGTCGTAGATGAAAACAGGAAGCCTATAGGTTATTTAACAGATTACCATATCATATCTAGTTTCGCCCGTAGATCCCGTCCTAGAAGCATCTTAGCATCATTCTCTATTTCCCAGATCAGTATACCGATAGAGAAATCACTTGATATACCCATAGAAGATTTAATGGATAAAAGACCACCAATTCTTAGTTTAGACAATAAAGTAAAAGATCTAATAAGAGCTATTCGGAGCCTAGGTGTTCCCGCTGTAATAATTGTTGATAAAAACAATGTTATTAGAGGAGTAATTGATAGGAAATTCCTTGTTAAAACCATCTTGAATAACTTGTTAGGAGAACCTACAATGTTCTAG
- the speD gene encoding adenosylmethionine decarboxylase — protein sequence MLTEREVLRENDKKLVIGKHVYGELYGCDPEILSNAEKLVEIVRKAAEIGGFTLLDVKAWHIYPGVSVVGIVLESHISIHTWPEYGFATVDVYTCGETGDPVSAYLYIVKSLRAKKYTLKTSDRSYEWV from the coding sequence ATGCTTACAGAAAGAGAAGTATTAAGAGAGAACGATAAGAAGCTGGTCATAGGCAAACATGTATATGGAGAACTATATGGTTGTGACCCAGAAATTCTGAGTAATGCTGAGAAACTTGTAGAGATAGTGAGGAAAGCCGCTGAAATAGGAGGATTTACATTATTAGATGTTAAAGCATGGCATATATATCCAGGCGTGAGTGTTGTAGGCATAGTTTTGGAAAGCCATATATCAATACATACATGGCCAGAATATGGTTTTGCCACCGTAGATGTATATACTTGTGGAGAAACAGGTGATCCTGTGTCTGCTTATCTTTATATAGTGAAAAGCTTAAGAGCTAAGAAGTATACGCTTAAAACAAGTGATAGAAGCTATGAATGGGTATAG
- a CDS encoding amidohydrolase, giving the protein MRNTYNYRAIIPEKSVIASYKPFRKCEAVFIADDQIVLCRDKEAIMKIAKEIGVEPEHYSGVVGPGFIDAHMHVDSLGILLSTNNLENISSRKELLEKIAAGKKLGEWIIGRGFDHNLFIDGKKPPTLKDLDSIFKDKPVFIIHKSGHMGIVNSVALDILLEISNDTVRNKIDMNNGWIFEEAVTILYNYIINSLPFQTYMHVLEKSINYVREKGVVGIGVAGCNWKCLEALKKLDEHGKIPIHVHVYMFIHKLEEIDRVAREALISKKYYRRLRINGVKIILDGALGTRTAYLSQPYSDDQSNKGALLYDPEHLEKIMIRANSLGLQLAVHCIGDACLDHVLNVLSEIGMDTRILRHRIEHASLVRDDQLRIINDIKPVIVVQPRFILSDKWLIDRIGYERVRWAYRFKSLSEKTIMALSTDSPVEPVDPRETIYAAITRGINEDLSYGIITSNEKMDLIDALYAYTHGSAYALNDEKLGCLYEGCYANPILMNKNPLTISDPREILSLEIKPL; this is encoded by the coding sequence TTGCGTAACACATATAATTATAGGGCTATTATACCTGAGAAAAGCGTTATAGCTTCATATAAGCCTTTCAGAAAATGCGAAGCAGTCTTTATAGCAGATGATCAAATAGTACTATGCAGAGATAAAGAAGCAATAATGAAAATAGCTAAAGAAATCGGTGTTGAACCAGAGCATTATAGTGGAGTTGTCGGTCCCGGATTCATTGATGCACACATGCATGTAGATAGTTTGGGAATACTATTATCAACAAATAATCTCGAAAACATATCTTCACGAAAAGAATTACTGGAAAAAATAGCGGCTGGGAAAAAACTTGGAGAATGGATTATTGGTAGAGGATTTGACCATAACTTATTCATAGACGGAAAGAAACCACCTACACTTAAGGATTTAGATTCTATTTTCAAAGACAAACCAGTATTTATAATTCATAAATCAGGGCATATGGGCATCGTTAATAGTGTTGCCCTAGACATATTATTGGAGATCTCTAATGATACTGTAAGGAATAAGATTGATATGAATAATGGCTGGATATTTGAGGAAGCAGTTACTATTCTCTACAACTATATAATTAATAGTTTACCTTTTCAAACATATATGCATGTACTAGAGAAGAGCATTAATTATGTTAGAGAAAAAGGTGTTGTAGGAATAGGAGTTGCTGGATGTAACTGGAAATGCTTAGAAGCATTAAAAAAGCTGGATGAACACGGCAAAATACCTATACATGTACATGTATATATGTTTATCCATAAACTAGAAGAGATAGATAGAGTTGCTCGAGAAGCATTAATTTCTAAGAAATATTATCGGAGACTAAGAATTAATGGTGTAAAAATTATATTAGACGGTGCCTTGGGGACTCGGACTGCTTATCTTTCTCAGCCATATAGTGATGACCAATCTAATAAGGGGGCTTTACTATACGATCCCGAGCATTTAGAGAAAATAATGATTAGAGCAAATAGTCTCGGATTACAATTAGCTGTTCACTGTATAGGTGATGCTTGTCTAGACCATGTATTAAATGTTCTCTCCGAAATCGGTATGGATACTCGTATTTTGAGGCATAGAATAGAGCATGCATCACTCGTTAGAGACGATCAATTGAGAATAATAAATGATATAAAACCAGTAATTGTTGTCCAACCAAGATTTATATTATCAGATAAATGGCTAATTGATAGAATTGGGTATGAACGTGTAAGGTGGGCTTATAGATTCAAGTCCCTCAGTGAAAAAACAATTATGGCGTTATCAACAGACTCCCCTGTCGAACCAGTTGATCCTAGAGAAACAATTTATGCAGCAATTACGAGGGGAATAAATGAGGATTTATCATATGGGATAATCACTTCTAATGAAAAAATGGATTTAATAGATGCACTATATGCTTATACACATGGATCAGCTTATGCTTTAAACGATGAAAAACTTGGATGCCTATATGAAGGATGCTATGCTAACCCTATATTAATGAATAAAAACCCGCTAACAATAAGTGATCCAAGGGAAATATTAAGCTTAGAAATAAAACCCCTTTAA